One window of Streptomyces sp. FIT100 genomic DNA carries:
- a CDS encoding acyl-CoA carboxylase subunit epsilon yields MNCDIRIVQGDPDEDELAALMAVLGVLASTRRSGPGAAAPRAGERRAHWDRAWGGGFAPCGSWRERDRSVAAFDPGSR; encoded by the coding sequence ATGAACTGCGACATACGGATCGTGCAGGGAGACCCCGACGAGGACGAACTGGCCGCGCTGATGGCGGTGCTCGGCGTCCTCGCGTCCACGCGCCGGAGCGGGCCCGGCGCCGCAGCGCCCCGGGCCGGGGAACGCAGAGCCCACTGGGACCGGGCGTGGGGCGGCGGCTTCGCACCCTGCGGATCCTGGCGGGAACGGGACAGGTCGGTGGCGGCGTTCGACCCCGGGTCCCGCTGA
- a CDS encoding VOC family protein, which translates to MSLTSQDMGAAQEFYGAVFGWEFAPGIDDHGADIVGYANGVPVAGLIESTRTMGVRLPVAWTAYFAADSADAVASRIRERGATVAVGPIAFGRGRMAWAADTQDALFCVWEGPVAVGWHAGRGTSAVAWLELHTRDPFAAALFYGEVFEWDAQEPGRIDVRYEHDRVILRTGGRTVAAMYGGGVAGSPDPGIRPQWQVHFCRSDVDAAVERAVAAGGSVAAPARDTPLGRVATLRDPEGGLFHLTSGESQEAGVCEESGGAPEPPQHPAH; encoded by the coding sequence GTGAGCCTGACGTCACAGGACATGGGTGCCGCCCAGGAGTTCTACGGTGCGGTCTTCGGCTGGGAGTTCGCGCCCGGGATCGACGACCACGGCGCGGACATCGTCGGGTACGCGAACGGCGTGCCCGTCGCCGGGCTCATCGAGTCCACCCGGACGATGGGCGTACGGCTGCCCGTCGCCTGGACGGCGTACTTCGCGGCGGACAGCGCGGACGCCGTGGCCTCCCGCATCCGTGAGCGGGGCGCCACGGTCGCGGTGGGCCCGATCGCCTTCGGACGGGGGCGGATGGCCTGGGCCGCCGACACCCAGGACGCGCTCTTCTGCGTCTGGGAGGGGCCGGTCGCCGTCGGCTGGCACGCGGGGCGCGGGACGAGCGCCGTGGCGTGGCTGGAGCTCCACACGAGGGACCCGTTCGCCGCAGCCCTGTTCTACGGCGAAGTGTTCGAATGGGACGCCCAGGAGCCGGGTCGGATCGATGTGCGGTACGAGCACGACCGCGTGATCCTGCGGACCGGCGGCCGGACGGTCGCGGCCATGTACGGCGGCGGGGTCGCCGGTTCGCCGGATCCCGGCATCCGGCCGCAGTGGCAGGTGCACTTCTGCCGCTCCGATGTGGACGCCGCGGTGGAGCGGGCGGTCGCGGCGGGCGGCAGCGTCGCGGCGCCCGCGCGTGACACCCCTCTCGGACGGGTGGCGACGCTGCGCGACCCGGAGGGCGGACTGTTCCATCTGACGTCCGGGGAATCCCAGGAGGCCGGGGTGTGCGAGGAGTCCGGCGGCGCCCCCGAGCCCCCGCAACATCCCGCGCATTGA
- a CDS encoding amidohydrolase — protein MTPVRLVDAHHHLWDLSVRDQDWITGELAPIRRDFLLPELRAETSAAGVHATVLVQTVPVAEETPEFLAVADGSALVAGVVGWTDLTSPGVGDALAALRGLPGGDRLVGIRHPVQGERDPEWLLRGDVQRGLRAVADAGLVYDLLVRSHQMAAAVRVAAAHPGLTFVLDHLGKPPIASGELEPWASAVRELAALPNTFCKLSGMVTEAEWKTWTVDDLRPYAGTVLDAFGPGRLMYGSDWPVCRLASSYGDVLEAARALTAELGEEERASVFGGTADRVYGLV, from the coding sequence GTGACCCCCGTGCGCCTCGTCGACGCCCACCACCACCTGTGGGACCTCTCCGTGCGTGACCAGGACTGGATCACCGGCGAACTCGCCCCGATCCGCCGGGACTTCCTCCTCCCCGAGCTGCGCGCCGAGACGTCCGCCGCCGGGGTGCACGCGACCGTGCTCGTGCAGACCGTCCCGGTCGCCGAGGAGACCCCTGAGTTCCTCGCCGTCGCCGATGGCAGCGCTCTCGTCGCGGGCGTGGTGGGCTGGACGGACCTCACCTCGCCGGGGGTCGGGGACGCCCTCGCCGCGCTGCGCGGACTGCCGGGCGGCGACCGGCTCGTCGGCATCCGCCACCCGGTGCAGGGCGAGCGGGACCCGGAGTGGCTGCTGCGCGGCGACGTACAGCGCGGACTGCGCGCGGTCGCGGACGCCGGGCTCGTGTACGACCTTCTGGTCCGGTCGCATCAGATGGCCGCGGCGGTCCGGGTGGCCGCCGCACATCCGGGGCTGACGTTCGTCCTCGACCACCTGGGCAAGCCGCCGATCGCGAGTGGCGAGCTGGAGCCGTGGGCGTCGGCGGTCCGGGAGCTGGCGGCGCTGCCGAACACCTTCTGCAAGCTGTCCGGGATGGTGACGGAGGCCGAGTGGAAGACGTGGACGGTGGACGACCTGCGCCCGTACGCGGGGACGGTCCTGGACGCCTTCGGGCCCGGCCGGCTGATGTACGGCTCCGACTGGCCGGTGTGCCGGCTGGCGTCCTCGTACGGTGATGTGCTGGAGGCGGCGCGGGCGCTGACCGCGGAACTGGGCGAGGAGGAGCGGGCGTCGGTGTTCGGCGGGACCGCCGACCGCGTCTACGGGCTCGTCTGA
- a CDS encoding serine hydrolase domain-containing protein: protein MDEPVPRIEGHCHERFSAVRAAFEENFRERGELGAAVTVVAGGETVVDLWGGWADGARTRPWQRDTLVNVWSTTKGPTALCAHILADRGLLDLDAPVASYWPEFAAAGKQDMPVRHLLSHRAGLCGLRVPHTLDDLYDWESTTSRLAATEPWWEPGTRSGYHAMTYGFLVGEVVRRITGLLPGEFLHREVTGPGGVDFTIGLPEKEADRAAELVHPPAPAGSEQAAAFAQLAPAAVAALANPLVTAATANTPEWRAAEIPAANGHGTARAVAALYGVFASGGLLGERRVLSPEAAERVREGQGPCRDLVLGAGFAHDTELGLGLWLSGPNGSYGPNPRAFGHDGYGGSCGLADPEAGVSVGYVMNRMGPHIADDPRKMALVAAVYGAL, encoded by the coding sequence ATGGACGAACCCGTTCCGCGTATCGAGGGCCACTGCCACGAGCGATTCTCCGCGGTGCGGGCCGCGTTCGAGGAGAACTTCCGCGAACGCGGCGAACTGGGCGCAGCCGTCACGGTCGTGGCCGGCGGCGAGACCGTCGTCGACCTGTGGGGCGGGTGGGCCGACGGGGCGCGGACCCGCCCGTGGCAGCGCGACACCCTGGTCAATGTGTGGTCGACGACCAAGGGCCCGACGGCCCTGTGCGCGCACATCCTCGCCGACCGGGGACTGCTCGACCTGGACGCCCCGGTCGCCTCGTACTGGCCGGAGTTCGCCGCGGCGGGCAAGCAGGACATGCCCGTACGGCATCTGCTCTCGCACCGCGCGGGCCTGTGCGGGCTGCGGGTGCCGCACACGCTGGACGACCTGTACGACTGGGAGTCGACCACGTCCAGGCTGGCGGCGACGGAGCCGTGGTGGGAGCCCGGCACCCGGTCCGGCTACCACGCCATGACGTACGGCTTCCTGGTCGGCGAGGTGGTGCGGCGCATCACCGGACTGCTCCCCGGTGAGTTCCTGCACCGGGAGGTCACCGGCCCCGGCGGCGTCGACTTCACGATCGGCCTGCCGGAGAAGGAGGCGGACCGCGCCGCCGAGCTGGTGCACCCACCGGCGCCTGCGGGCAGCGAACAGGCCGCCGCCTTCGCACAGTTGGCGCCCGCGGCCGTGGCCGCGCTCGCCAACCCCCTGGTGACCGCCGCGACCGCCAACACCCCCGAGTGGCGCGCCGCCGAGATCCCCGCCGCGAACGGCCACGGGACTGCCCGCGCGGTCGCCGCCCTGTACGGCGTCTTCGCCTCGGGCGGCCTGCTCGGCGAGCGCCGCGTGCTCTCACCGGAGGCCGCGGAGCGGGTGCGGGAGGGCCAGGGCCCGTGCCGGGACCTCGTCCTCGGCGCGGGCTTCGCCCACGACACGGAGCTGGGCCTCGGTCTCTGGCTGAGCGGCCCGAACGGCTCGTACGGCCCGAACCCGCGGGCGTTCGGCCACGACGGCTACGGCGGCTCGTGCGGCCTCGCGGACCCGGAGGCGGGCGTCTCGGTCGGGTACGTGATGAACCGGATGGGGCCGCACATCGCCGACGACCCGCGGAAGATGGCGCTGGTCGCGGCGGTGTACGGGGCGCTGTGA
- a CDS encoding aldo/keto reductase — protein MRSTTLGRSGCPVTELAFGAAGIGNLFSAVPDEAAAAAVDAAWDAGVRTFDTAPHYGLGLSERRLGAALRGRPRDAYTLSTKVGRLLEPEPEPESEPQSESESDEGADRDPGGDLADGFAVPTAYRRRWDFSADGVRRSIEESLERLGLDRVDIVYLHDPDDHGEQAFREAYPALERLRAEGTVRAIGAGMNQAEMLTRFVRDTDVDAVLCAGRFTLLDQRAADELLPEAEACGRSVVIGGVFNSGVLADPKPGATYDYRAVGQDVLDRALRIKAVSERHGVPLRAAALRFPLRHPAVASVLVGARSAEEIEDAAAMRAVPVPDALWAELAEEGLVKPV, from the coding sequence ATGCGCAGCACCACACTCGGGCGGAGCGGCTGCCCGGTGACCGAACTGGCCTTCGGGGCGGCCGGTATCGGCAATCTGTTCAGCGCCGTTCCGGATGAGGCCGCGGCTGCCGCCGTGGACGCCGCCTGGGACGCGGGTGTGCGTACGTTCGACACCGCGCCGCACTACGGGCTCGGGCTCTCCGAGCGGCGGCTCGGGGCGGCGCTGCGCGGGCGGCCCCGGGACGCGTACACGCTCTCCACCAAGGTGGGGCGGCTCCTGGAGCCGGAGCCTGAGCCGGAGTCGGAGCCGCAGTCGGAGTCGGAGTCGGACGAGGGCGCGGACAGGGACCCGGGCGGCGACCTCGCCGACGGCTTCGCCGTGCCCACGGCGTACCGCCGTCGCTGGGACTTCAGCGCCGACGGCGTGCGCCGCAGCATCGAGGAGAGCCTGGAGCGCCTCGGTCTCGACCGGGTCGACATCGTCTATCTCCACGATCCGGACGACCACGGGGAGCAGGCGTTCCGTGAGGCGTATCCGGCGCTGGAACGGCTGCGGGCGGAGGGGACCGTGCGGGCGATCGGCGCGGGCATGAACCAGGCCGAGATGCTGACCCGGTTCGTCCGGGACACGGATGTCGACGCGGTGCTGTGCGCCGGCCGGTTCACACTGCTCGACCAGCGGGCCGCGGACGAGCTGCTGCCCGAGGCGGAGGCGTGCGGCCGGAGCGTCGTGATCGGCGGGGTGTTCAACTCGGGCGTGCTGGCGGACCCGAAGCCCGGCGCGACGTACGACTACCGGGCCGTCGGCCAGGACGTGCTCGACCGGGCGCTGCGCATCAAGGCCGTGTCCGAGCGGCACGGCGTGCCGCTGCGGGCGGCGGCGCTCCGGTTCCCGCTGCGCCATCCGGCCGTGGCGAGCGTGCTGGTGGGGGCGCGGTCGGCGGAGGAGATCGAGGACGCGGCGGCGATGCGGGCTGTGCCCGTACCCGACGCGCTGTGGGCCGAACTCGCGGAGGAGGGGTTGGTGAAGCCGGTATGA
- a CDS encoding cupin domain-containing protein, whose amino-acid sequence MTAHAGALARAALVEPAEGLLVPSGHGRTIRTAAHEVTFKVTGEHSRFASSFEVVVSPGFDVGAHVHTRSEELFYVLEGELEVLAFEPRVRTREDWRHWESSTGRRTVRAGPGTVIVVPPGCPHAFANRTDEPARMFFQASPPPDHERYFEELLDILDAGGPPDHAAVAELRARYDIEQLTPLRHHA is encoded by the coding sequence GTGACCGCACATGCAGGCGCCCTGGCCAGGGCCGCACTCGTCGAGCCGGCCGAAGGGCTGCTCGTACCGAGCGGCCACGGCCGGACGATCCGCACGGCCGCCCATGAGGTGACGTTCAAAGTCACGGGCGAGCACTCCCGGTTCGCGTCCAGCTTCGAGGTCGTGGTCTCCCCCGGCTTCGACGTCGGCGCCCATGTCCACACCCGCAGCGAGGAGCTCTTCTACGTGCTCGAAGGCGAGTTGGAGGTGCTCGCCTTCGAGCCGCGGGTGCGGACCCGTGAAGACTGGCGCCACTGGGAGTCGTCGACGGGCCGCCGCACGGTCCGCGCGGGCCCCGGCACGGTCATCGTCGTCCCTCCCGGCTGTCCGCACGCCTTCGCCAACCGCACGGACGAACCGGCCAGGATGTTCTTCCAGGCGTCCCCGCCGCCCGACCACGAGCGCTACTTCGAGGAACTGCTCGACATCCTCGACGCGGGCGGCCCGCCCGACCACGCGGCCGTCGCCGAACTGCGCGCCCGCTACGACATCGAGCAGCTCACGCCCCTGCGCCACCACGCGTAG
- a CDS encoding DUF488 domain-containing protein, which produces MDRNADGDTDRNADEATDGITVRRVYDAPAPGDGTRVLVDRLWPRGVSKERAAVDEWLKEVAPSNELRTWYHKDASRHAEFDARYRQELAQGPAADALDRLLALARGGPVTLVTSVKSIEGSHLQTLVDVLRQPGGTGQTSP; this is translated from the coding sequence ATGGACCGCAACGCGGACGGCGATACGGACCGCAACGCGGACGAGGCGACCGACGGCATCACTGTGCGCAGGGTCTACGACGCCCCGGCACCCGGCGACGGCACCCGCGTCCTCGTCGACAGGCTCTGGCCCAGGGGAGTCTCCAAGGAGCGGGCCGCCGTCGACGAGTGGCTCAAAGAAGTCGCCCCCTCCAACGAGTTGCGCACCTGGTACCACAAGGACGCCTCCCGCCACGCCGAGTTCGACGCGCGCTACCGGCAGGAGCTGGCGCAGGGCCCGGCCGCCGACGCCCTCGATCGGCTGCTCGCCCTCGCCCGAGGCGGTCCGGTCACCCTCGTCACCTCGGTGAAGAGCATCGAGGGCAGCCATCTGCAGACGCTCGTCGACGTCCTGCGCCAACCGGGCGGCACAGGTCAGACGAGCCCGTAG
- a CDS encoding LLM class flavin-dependent oxidoreductase, translated as MPVEFLGIAATDDGSETTARSGAAFDKEYTLRLARAHEDHGWDRVLFAYGSGSPDPAPAAAYIASRLERLQILLAHRPNVSYPTFAARTFATLDRISEGRLAVHFITGGNDHEQRREGDTLTKDERYARTREYIRIVKKIWTTHEPFDHEGEHYRFHDFVSDVFPVQQPRPDVSFGGSSPAAYAAGGAEADIYCLWGEPLERTAEQIEAVKAAAKAAGRTDVPRIQVAFRPIIAPTEELAWEKAHRTVGAIRQRREDGLVRHHRRGAPEAATPQNVGSQRLIAIAEAGERYDRALWTPTAAATGGAGNSNALVGTPETVARALLDYYDLGADILSARGYDLLGDAIDFGRYVIPIVRDEVAKRDAEREAKQDAERDTERDTERPSAGGDQHGTQALTAVHG; from the coding sequence ATGCCCGTGGAATTCCTCGGCATCGCCGCCACCGACGACGGCTCCGAAACCACCGCGCGCTCCGGCGCCGCCTTCGACAAGGAGTACACACTCCGGCTCGCCCGGGCGCACGAGGACCACGGCTGGGACCGGGTGCTGTTCGCCTACGGCTCCGGATCGCCCGACCCCGCGCCGGCCGCCGCGTACATCGCGAGCAGGCTGGAACGCCTCCAGATCCTGCTCGCCCACCGGCCCAACGTCTCGTACCCCACCTTCGCCGCCAGGACCTTCGCCACGCTCGACCGGATCAGCGAGGGCCGGCTGGCCGTCCACTTCATCACCGGCGGCAACGACCACGAGCAGCGCCGCGAGGGCGACACGCTCACCAAGGACGAGCGCTACGCCCGCACCCGCGAGTACATCCGCATCGTCAAGAAGATCTGGACCACTCACGAGCCCTTCGACCACGAGGGCGAGCACTACCGCTTCCACGACTTCGTCAGCGACGTCTTCCCCGTCCAGCAGCCGCGCCCGGACGTCTCCTTCGGCGGCTCGTCCCCGGCGGCGTACGCCGCCGGGGGAGCGGAGGCCGACATCTACTGCCTGTGGGGCGAGCCGCTGGAGCGGACCGCCGAGCAGATCGAGGCCGTGAAGGCCGCCGCGAAGGCCGCGGGCCGTACCGATGTGCCGCGCATCCAGGTCGCGTTCCGCCCGATCATCGCCCCGACCGAGGAGCTGGCCTGGGAGAAGGCCCACCGCACGGTCGGCGCCATCAGGCAGCGGCGCGAGGACGGTCTCGTACGCCACCACCGCCGCGGTGCCCCGGAGGCTGCAACTCCGCAGAACGTCGGCTCGCAGCGGCTGATCGCGATCGCCGAGGCGGGGGAGCGCTACGACCGCGCGCTGTGGACCCCGACCGCCGCCGCGACCGGCGGCGCGGGCAACTCCAACGCCCTGGTCGGTACCCCGGAGACCGTTGCCCGGGCCCTGCTCGACTACTACGACCTCGGCGCGGACATCCTCTCCGCCCGCGGCTACGACCTGCTGGGCGACGCCATCGACTTCGGCCGGTACGTGATTCCGATCGTTCGCGACGAGGTCGCCAAGCGGGACGCCGAGCGAGAGGCCAAGCAAGACGCCGAGCGGGACACCGAGCGGGACACCGAGCGGCCTTCGGCCGGCGGCGACCAGCACGGCACACAGGCCCTCACGGCGGTGCACGGATGA
- a CDS encoding type III polyketide synthase — protein sequence MATLCKPTVSVPDHVITMEQTLDLARTVHADHPQLGLALRLIENTGVAKRHLLRPIEETLRHPGFEHRNSVYEAEAKARVPAVIQQALQDAEVRAEDIDVIIFVSCTGFMMPSLTAWLINEMDFRTDVRQVPIAQLGCAAGGAAINRAHDFCTAYPEANALIVACEFCSLCYQPTDVNVGNLLSNGLFGDGLAAAVVRGRGGIGVELERNGSYLVPHTEDWIAYDVRDTGFHFKLDKRVPGTMEPLAPALKELAADHGWDATALDFYIIHAGGPRILDDLSMFLGVEPEAFRFSRATLTEYGNIASAVVLDALRRLFEEGSTEHSAKGILAGFGPGITAEMSLGRWSVPGGRRASGMPMPAPAPAPTPGPAPRA from the coding sequence ATGGCTACGCTGTGCAAACCCACGGTGTCGGTTCCCGACCACGTGATCACCATGGAGCAGACCCTTGATCTGGCACGGACCGTGCACGCGGACCATCCGCAACTGGGGCTGGCTCTCCGGCTCATAGAGAACACCGGGGTGGCGAAGCGGCATCTGCTGCGACCGATCGAGGAGACACTCCGGCATCCGGGCTTCGAGCATCGGAACTCGGTCTACGAGGCCGAGGCCAAGGCGCGCGTGCCCGCGGTGATCCAACAGGCGCTCCAGGACGCCGAGGTCCGCGCCGAGGACATCGACGTGATCATCTTCGTGTCGTGCACGGGCTTCATGATGCCGTCGCTCACCGCGTGGCTGATCAACGAGATGGACTTCCGCACCGACGTCCGTCAGGTGCCGATCGCCCAACTGGGCTGCGCGGCCGGCGGTGCCGCGATCAACCGCGCGCACGACTTCTGCACCGCCTACCCCGAGGCGAACGCCCTCATCGTGGCCTGCGAGTTCTGCTCGCTGTGCTACCAGCCGACCGATGTGAACGTCGGCAATCTGCTCTCCAACGGCCTCTTCGGGGACGGCCTGGCGGCAGCGGTGGTACGCGGCCGGGGCGGCATCGGCGTCGAACTGGAGCGCAACGGCTCGTACCTGGTCCCGCACACCGAGGACTGGATCGCCTACGACGTCCGGGACACCGGCTTCCACTTCAAGCTGGACAAGCGCGTCCCCGGCACGATGGAACCGCTCGCCCCGGCGCTCAAGGAGCTGGCCGCCGACCACGGCTGGGACGCCACGGCGCTGGACTTCTACATCATCCACGCCGGCGGGCCGCGGATCCTGGACGACCTCAGCATGTTCCTCGGAGTCGAGCCCGAGGCCTTCCGCTTCAGCCGGGCGACGCTCACCGAGTACGGGAACATCGCCAGCGCCGTCGTACTCGACGCCCTGCGCAGACTCTTCGAGGAGGGGAGCACGGAGCACTCGGCGAAGGGCATTCTCGCCGGGTTCGGTCCGGGCATCACCGCGGAGATGTCGCTGGGCCGCTGGTCCGTCCCCGGCGGGCGGCGGGCCTCGGGCATGCCGATGCCCGCACCCGCCCCGGCGCCCACGCCCGGCCCCGCGCCGCGGGCCTGA
- a CDS encoding L-rhamnose mutarotase, with product MRVALHTRVRADRIEEYEAAHREVPAELRAAIRTAGATSWTIWRSGTDLFHVIECTDYARLLAELEGLPVNIAWQARMAELLDVVHDYSAEGAGAGLPVAWEL from the coding sequence ATGAGGGTGGCCTTGCACACGAGGGTCCGGGCCGACCGGATCGAGGAGTACGAGGCGGCGCACCGCGAGGTCCCGGCGGAGCTGCGGGCGGCGATCCGTACCGCGGGCGCCACCTCGTGGACGATCTGGCGCAGCGGCACCGACCTCTTCCACGTCATCGAGTGCACCGACTACGCGCGGCTGCTCGCCGAACTGGAGGGCCTGCCGGTCAACATCGCCTGGCAGGCGCGGATGGCCGAGCTGCTCGACGTGGTGCACGACTACTCCGCGGAGGGCGCCGGCGCCGGCCTCCCCGTCGCCTGGGAGCTGTGA
- a CDS encoding amino acid ABC transporter permease, translating to MITPPLPPLTDRTDRSDRPDRTEPNTGTATAGRRRQAGAPGSCPDPGPGPGPGPGPDLPRIVPRRHTGRRLAAAAALLVLAALIDSVVRNDAFQWDVVVRYFTTAAVLDGLLLTLWLTAAVMVLGFLLGTVLAVMRLSANPVLATLSWGYVWIFRSTPLLVQLLFWFNIGALYPTLGLGIPYGPQIVTVQTVNLLGPALTAVIGLTLHEAACAAEVVRGGILSVEPGQTEAAQALGLSRRRTLRRIVIPQAMRSIVPTAGNTLIGTLKGTSIVSVLAVHDLLYSVQLVYNQTYQVIPMLMVATLWYVAVTTVLSACQHYIERHYARGTSRPMRAASPHPVASAVATLLIVLKGVREWRMRRGATFRE from the coding sequence ATGATCACGCCTCCCCTTCCCCCTCTCACTGATCGCACCGATCGCTCCGATCGCCCTGATCGCACCGAGCCCAACACCGGAACGGCCACGGCGGGCAGACGGCGCCAGGCCGGCGCCCCTGGCTCCTGCCCCGACCCCGGACCCGGTCCCGGTCCCGGTCCCGGTCCCGACCTGCCGCGGATCGTGCCGCGCCGGCACACCGGCCGCCGGCTCGCCGCTGCCGCCGCGCTGCTGGTCCTCGCGGCGCTGATCGACTCCGTCGTCCGCAACGACGCCTTCCAATGGGACGTGGTCGTGCGGTACTTCACCACGGCCGCCGTGCTCGACGGTCTCCTCCTGACGCTGTGGCTGACCGCCGCGGTGATGGTGCTCGGCTTCCTGCTGGGCACCGTGCTCGCCGTGATGCGACTGTCGGCCAACCCCGTCCTCGCCACGCTGAGTTGGGGCTACGTGTGGATCTTCCGTTCCACGCCTCTGCTCGTGCAGCTTCTGTTCTGGTTCAACATCGGCGCCCTGTACCCGACGCTCGGCCTCGGCATCCCGTACGGACCCCAGATCGTCACCGTCCAGACGGTGAACCTGCTCGGTCCGGCCCTCACCGCGGTCATCGGCCTGACGCTGCACGAGGCCGCCTGCGCCGCCGAGGTGGTGCGCGGCGGCATCCTCTCCGTGGAGCCCGGCCAGACCGAGGCCGCGCAGGCGCTCGGGCTGAGCCGGCGCCGTACGCTGCGCAGGATCGTCATCCCGCAGGCGATGCGCTCGATCGTGCCGACCGCCGGGAACACGCTGATCGGCACGCTCAAGGGCACCAGCATCGTCAGCGTGCTCGCCGTGCACGACCTGCTCTACTCGGTGCAGCTGGTCTACAACCAGACCTACCAGGTCATCCCGATGCTGATGGTCGCCACACTCTGGTACGTGGCCGTCACCACCGTCCTGAGCGCGTGCCAGCACTACATCGAGCGGCACTACGCCCGCGGGACGTCCCGGCCGATGAGGGCCGCCTCGCCTCACCCGGTTGCCTCTGCGGTGGCGACCCTCCTCATTGTGTTGAAGGGTGTGAGGGAGTGGCGCATGCGCAGGGGTGCCACGTTCCGAGAATGA
- a CDS encoding GNAT family N-acetyltransferase, with protein sequence MSFAAELTVVQVAVSDPRVRPLLRELGEEYSARYGHDAHTELARYPDEEFIAPHGGVLLLLLERGETVAGGAFRRHDEATAELKRIWTHSAHRRRGLARRVVDELEREAAARGYRRIYLTTGPRQPEARGLYLAGGYTPLFDTEADPETIGPLPFEKHLDAEAHPGTARTHTGKAADL encoded by the coding sequence ATGAGCTTCGCAGCCGAACTGACGGTCGTTCAAGTGGCCGTGTCCGACCCGCGCGTCAGACCCCTGCTGCGCGAGCTCGGCGAGGAGTACTCGGCGCGCTACGGCCACGACGCCCACACCGAACTCGCCCGCTACCCCGACGAGGAGTTCATCGCGCCCCACGGCGGCGTCCTGCTCCTGCTCCTCGAACGCGGCGAGACCGTCGCGGGCGGCGCCTTCCGCCGCCACGACGAGGCGACGGCCGAACTCAAGCGGATCTGGACGCACTCCGCCCACCGCCGGCGGGGCCTGGCCCGGCGCGTCGTCGACGAGCTGGAGCGCGAGGCGGCCGCCCGCGGCTACCGGCGCATCTACCTGACCACCGGGCCACGCCAGCCCGAGGCCCGCGGTCTCTACCTGGCCGGCGGCTACACACCCCTGTTCGACACGGAGGCGGACCCGGAGACCATCGGCCCGCTGCCCTTCGAGAAGCACCTCGACGCCGAGGCGCATCCAGGAACCGCCAGGACACACACCGGAAAGGCAGCCGACCTGTGA
- a CDS encoding sensor domain-containing protein has protein sequence MRRTVLRRSAVATSLVSLALLATACGGGQESGDEGKGKTVSEQPSASAPAAAKALTAAELEKAALAQGDVKGHKVTPPGAGDIGEKKDIAVDNPACEPLAHTGAGLSYGTPVADVQRKVVSEPEKPSDTTSPDALAAAFNVTMTMVALSSYEATGADDVFDALTGAGDACAGGFTITTKGEKQKVTKVEKASITAGEEAAAWTVTSEQGGTAMVTTITVVRQGSTLASFSSANLGALDKPSPLPKAVIDAQVAKLG, from the coding sequence ATGCGAAGAACTGTCCTCCGCCGGTCCGCCGTCGCCACTTCCCTCGTCTCCCTCGCCCTCCTCGCCACCGCCTGCGGCGGCGGTCAGGAGTCGGGGGACGAGGGCAAGGGCAAGACGGTGAGCGAGCAGCCGAGCGCCTCCGCCCCGGCGGCGGCCAAGGCGCTGACGGCGGCCGAGCTGGAGAAGGCCGCACTGGCCCAGGGCGACGTCAAGGGCCACAAGGTCACGCCTCCCGGGGCGGGTGACATCGGAGAGAAGAAGGACATCGCCGTCGACAACCCGGCCTGTGAGCCGCTCGCCCACACCGGCGCCGGCCTGTCGTACGGCACGCCGGTGGCCGACGTGCAGCGCAAGGTCGTCAGTGAGCCCGAGAAGCCCTCGGACACCACGTCCCCCGACGCGCTCGCGGCGGCCTTCAACGTGACGATGACGATGGTGGCTCTCTCCTCCTACGAGGCCACGGGCGCCGACGATGTCTTCGACGCCCTGACCGGCGCCGGCGATGCGTGCGCCGGCGGCTTCACCATCACCACGAAGGGGGAGAAGCAGAAGGTCACCAAGGTCGAGAAGGCGAGCATCACCGCTGGTGAGGAAGCGGCCGCCTGGACCGTGACCAGCGAGCAGGGCGGCACGGCCATGGTGACGACCATCACCGTCGTCCGCCAGGGCTCGACCCTCGCCTCCTTCTCCTCGGCGAACCTCGGGGCCCTGGACAAGCCCTCCCCGCTGCCGAAGGCCGTCATCGACGCCCAGGTCGCCAAGCTCGGCTGA